One Glaciihabitans arcticus DNA window includes the following coding sequences:
- the sufD gene encoding Fe-S cluster assembly protein SufD, with protein sequence MTVATPETEVQHGAKAHSDGGWGNADRVVPVQTRSKRFASNKHSEYPAVTGRELEWKHSPVDLIRPLIDGELDGSPYEYLSMESAGVRAEWVAPDDARVGSAATAEEKSSANAWGSVENVLAVTVTANTDRGDEPAELTITRSAFGPTARAAHTVITAEPGSTGLVILQNTGKALLSENIEIVVGDNANLTVVSVQEWADDAIHLATHVATVGRAAVFRHIIVSTGGKVVRINPTMHLNGEGADGELYGVYFADAGQHLEQRVYMHHSGANTRGRVNYKGALQGEGAHTVWIGDVLIGQQAAGTDSYEQNRNLVLSEGTRADSIPNLEIETGDIAGAGHASATGRFDDEQLFYLQARGITEDEARRLVVLGFLSEIIQKIGKPDLEARLQKSIETELSLTSVGPSSAGVSA encoded by the coding sequence ATGACCGTCGCAACACCCGAAACTGAAGTACAGCACGGCGCCAAGGCGCACTCCGACGGAGGCTGGGGCAACGCAGACCGCGTTGTCCCCGTGCAGACCCGTTCGAAGCGATTCGCCTCGAACAAGCATTCCGAGTACCCGGCCGTCACCGGTCGCGAGCTCGAGTGGAAGCACAGCCCGGTCGACCTGATCCGCCCGCTCATCGACGGCGAGCTGGACGGTTCGCCGTACGAGTACCTGTCGATGGAGTCCGCCGGCGTGCGCGCCGAGTGGGTGGCTCCGGATGACGCCCGCGTCGGCTCCGCCGCGACCGCCGAGGAGAAGTCCTCGGCCAACGCGTGGGGGAGCGTTGAGAACGTTCTCGCCGTCACCGTGACCGCGAACACCGATCGCGGCGACGAGCCGGCCGAACTCACGATCACCCGCTCCGCATTCGGGCCCACGGCCCGCGCGGCGCACACCGTCATCACCGCGGAGCCCGGCAGCACCGGTCTCGTCATCCTGCAGAACACGGGCAAGGCCCTTCTCAGCGAGAACATCGAGATCGTGGTCGGTGACAACGCGAACCTGACAGTGGTCTCCGTTCAGGAGTGGGCGGATGACGCCATCCACCTCGCGACCCACGTGGCGACCGTCGGTCGTGCTGCGGTGTTCCGCCACATCATCGTCTCGACGGGTGGCAAGGTCGTGCGCATCAACCCGACCATGCACCTGAACGGCGAGGGCGCCGACGGCGAGCTGTACGGCGTCTACTTCGCCGACGCCGGACAGCACCTCGAGCAGCGCGTGTACATGCACCACTCGGGTGCGAATACCCGCGGCCGGGTCAACTACAAGGGCGCGCTCCAGGGCGAGGGCGCGCACACCGTCTGGATCGGCGACGTGCTCATCGGCCAGCAGGCTGCCGGAACCGACAGCTACGAGCAGAACCGCAACCTCGTGCTCAGCGAGGGAACGCGCGCCGACAGCATCCCGAACCTCGAGATCGAGACCGGCGACATCGCCGGTGCGGGTCACGCGAGCGCCACGGGCCGCTTCGACGACGAGCAGCTGTTCTACCTGCAGGCACGCGGTATCACCGAAGACGAGGCCCGTCGTCTTGTGGTGCTCGGGTTCCTGTCCGAAATCATCCAGAAGATCGGCAAGCCCGACCTCGAAGCGCGACTGCAGAAGTCGATCGAGACCGAACTGAGCCTGACCTCCGTTGGCCCGAGTTCGGCAGGAGTCTCCGCGTAA
- the sufB gene encoding Fe-S cluster assembly protein SufB, translating to MSDVLIDRPELNGLGQYEFGWSDSDAAGASARRGVNEEVVRDISALKNEPESMLKLRLKGLKLFGMKPMPTWGADLSGIDFDNIKYFVRSTEKQAQTWEDLPDDIKDTYEKLGIPEAERQRLVSGVAAQYESEVVYHTINEELEAQGVIFMDTDTALKEHPEFFEEYFGTVIPAGDNKFAALNTAVWSGGSFVYVPPGVHVEIPLQAYFRINTENMGQFERTLIIADEGSYVHYIEGCTAPIYKSDSLHSAVVEIVVKKNARVRYTTIQNWSNNVYNLVTKRAIAHEGATMEWIDGNIGSKVTMKYPSIYLVGEHAKGETLSVAFAGPGQHQDAGAKMIHMAPYTTSSIVSKSIARGGGRAGYRGEVRVDANAHHSANTVRCDALLVDTISRSDTYPAIDIRVDDVQLGHEATVSRVSAEQLFYLQSRGMPEDEAMAMIVRGFIEPIARELPMEYALELNKLIEMSMEGSVG from the coding sequence ATGTCTGACGTGCTGATCGACCGCCCCGAGCTGAATGGTCTTGGGCAATACGAATTCGGCTGGTCTGACTCCGATGCGGCTGGAGCTTCCGCTCGCCGCGGGGTCAACGAAGAAGTAGTCCGCGACATCTCCGCGCTCAAAAACGAGCCCGAATCCATGCTTAAACTCCGCCTCAAGGGCCTCAAGCTCTTCGGGATGAAGCCCATGCCGACGTGGGGTGCCGACCTGTCGGGCATCGATTTCGACAACATCAAGTACTTCGTGCGCTCCACCGAGAAGCAGGCGCAGACCTGGGAAGACCTCCCCGACGACATCAAGGACACCTACGAGAAGCTGGGTATCCCCGAGGCCGAGCGCCAGCGCCTCGTCTCCGGCGTCGCCGCGCAGTACGAGTCCGAGGTCGTTTACCACACGATCAACGAGGAGCTCGAGGCGCAGGGCGTCATCTTCATGGACACCGACACGGCCCTGAAGGAGCACCCCGAGTTCTTCGAGGAGTACTTCGGCACCGTCATCCCCGCCGGCGACAACAAGTTCGCGGCTCTCAACACGGCCGTCTGGTCGGGCGGATCCTTCGTCTACGTGCCGCCCGGCGTGCACGTCGAGATCCCACTGCAGGCCTACTTCCGCATCAACACCGAGAACATGGGCCAGTTCGAACGCACTCTGATCATTGCGGACGAGGGCTCGTACGTGCACTACATCGAGGGCTGCACGGCCCCGATCTACAAGTCGGACTCGCTGCACTCGGCCGTCGTCGAGATCGTGGTGAAGAAGAACGCGCGCGTTCGCTACACGACGATCCAGAACTGGTCGAACAACGTCTACAACCTGGTCACCAAGCGCGCGATCGCGCACGAGGGCGCCACCATGGAGTGGATCGACGGCAACATCGGCTCCAAGGTCACCATGAAGTACCCGTCGATCTACCTCGTCGGCGAGCACGCCAAGGGTGAGACGCTCTCCGTCGCCTTCGCGGGCCCGGGCCAGCACCAGGACGCCGGCGCGAAGATGATCCACATGGCGCCGTACACGACGTCGTCCATCGTCTCGAAGTCCATCGCCCGTGGCGGCGGTCGGGCGGGCTACCGCGGTGAGGTGCGAGTGGATGCCAATGCGCACCATTCCGCGAACACCGTGCGTTGCGACGCGCTCCTGGTCGACACGATCTCGCGCTCCGACACCTACCCGGCGATCGACATCCGGGTGGATGACGTGCAGCTCGGTCACGAGGCGACCGTGTCACGCGTGAGCGCCGAGCAGCTCTTCTACCTGCAGTCCCGCGGTATGCCCGAAGACGAGGCCATGGCGATGATCGTCCGTGGCTTCATCGAGCCCATCGCCCGCGAACTCCCGATGGAGTACGCCCTCGAACTCAACAAGCTCATCGAGATGAGCATGGAAGGCAGTGTCGGCTAG
- a CDS encoding COX15/CtaA family protein has protein sequence MSRLRDRLSATITRFWNWLPDGVDRRVRVFAWLSFAFQLVLIGTGGAVRLTASGLGCPTWPQCTDGSFVNTPEMGIHGVIEFGNRLLTFVLAFITIAVFLAVAKYRRERRDLFLLTLFQGLSIPFQAVLGGITVLTGLNPYVVGAHFAVSIVLVSLTTVLVWRVYRGRRGERLAPTWFLALAHLTSLAVAVTVTVGILTTGSGPHAGDNSNPDKPAPRNGLDPELLQHVHSWPAYVTLGLTLLLLLGALVAVRGSRSWVFVLLGIELVQTAVGITQARLGLPEVLVGVHMVLAGLLVAAMTAVVLSLRASRKELTE, from the coding sequence ATGTCGCGACTACGGGATCGGCTGAGCGCCACCATCACCCGATTCTGGAACTGGTTGCCCGACGGTGTCGACCGCCGCGTGCGGGTATTCGCCTGGCTCTCCTTCGCCTTCCAGCTGGTGCTGATCGGAACCGGCGGGGCCGTGCGACTCACCGCATCCGGCCTCGGCTGCCCGACCTGGCCCCAGTGCACGGACGGCTCTTTCGTCAACACACCCGAGATGGGCATCCACGGCGTCATCGAATTCGGCAACCGCCTGCTCACCTTCGTTCTCGCCTTCATCACGATCGCCGTGTTCCTCGCCGTCGCGAAGTACCGCCGTGAGCGTCGCGACCTGTTCCTGCTCACCCTGTTCCAGGGGCTCAGCATTCCGTTCCAGGCCGTTCTCGGCGGCATCACCGTGCTCACCGGCCTCAACCCCTACGTCGTGGGAGCCCACTTCGCGGTGTCGATCGTGCTCGTGTCTCTCACCACCGTGCTGGTCTGGCGTGTCTATCGGGGGCGGCGCGGCGAGCGACTTGCCCCGACCTGGTTCCTCGCTCTTGCTCATCTGACCTCCCTTGCCGTCGCCGTCACGGTGACCGTTGGCATTCTGACGACGGGATCCGGCCCGCACGCCGGCGACAACTCCAACCCGGATAAGCCGGCTCCCCGCAACGGGCTCGACCCCGAGCTGCTACAGCACGTGCACTCGTGGCCCGCCTACGTGACGCTCGGGCTGACCCTGCTGCTCCTTCTCGGTGCGCTCGTCGCCGTGCGCGGCTCGCGCAGCTGGGTGTTCGTGCTGCTCGGGATCGAGCTCGTGCAGACCGCCGTCGGGATCACGCAGGCCCGGCTCGGGCTGCCCGAGGTTCTGGTCGGGGTGCACATGGTGCTCGCGGGCCTGCTCGTCGCGGCGATGACCGCGGTGGTGCTGTCGCTGCGGGCGTCGCGCAAGGAACTGACCGAGTAG
- a CDS encoding heme o synthase — MDVAVENRQLSGRIGFARKARAYVALTKPRVIELLLVTTAPVMILAANGIPNLWTVLATLVGGSLSAGSAGAFNCYIDRDIDRIMKRTQKRPLVTGELTDREALVFAWIIGVASIVWLAVFTTVLAAVLSGVAILFYVFVYTLWLKRRTPQNIVWGGIAGCMPVLIGWAAVTGSLAWAPVILFGVVFLWTPPHYWPLSMKYRADYQSASVPMLAVVRGRSQVGLQVILYAWATVACSLLLIPVADMGLIYTAVAVLSGGWFLYESHRLYNEAIRHSEVKPMRVFHSSISYLTLVFIAVGVDPLVHLTL; from the coding sequence ATGGACGTTGCCGTAGAGAACCGCCAGTTGAGCGGTCGTATCGGTTTCGCCCGTAAAGCCCGGGCTTACGTCGCGCTCACCAAGCCGCGCGTCATCGAACTGCTGCTGGTGACCACTGCGCCGGTCATGATCCTCGCAGCGAACGGCATCCCGAATCTCTGGACCGTTCTCGCCACGCTCGTCGGCGGCTCGCTCAGCGCCGGCTCGGCCGGGGCCTTCAACTGCTACATCGACCGCGACATCGACCGCATCATGAAGCGCACGCAGAAGCGTCCGCTCGTGACGGGGGAGCTCACCGACCGCGAGGCGCTCGTCTTCGCCTGGATCATCGGTGTGGCCTCGATCGTCTGGCTCGCGGTCTTCACCACGGTGCTGGCCGCCGTGCTGTCGGGCGTCGCGATCCTGTTCTATGTCTTCGTCTACACGCTCTGGCTCAAGCGCCGCACCCCGCAGAACATCGTCTGGGGCGGGATAGCCGGCTGCATGCCCGTTCTCATCGGCTGGGCGGCAGTCACGGGTTCACTCGCCTGGGCTCCCGTCATCCTGTTCGGCGTCGTCTTCCTCTGGACCCCGCCGCACTACTGGCCGCTCTCCATGAAGTACCGCGCCGACTACCAGTCGGCGAGTGTGCCGATGCTCGCCGTCGTACGCGGACGCAGCCAGGTCGGCCTGCAGGTCATCCTCTACGCGTGGGCAACCGTCGCGTGCTCGCTGCTGCTCATCCCCGTCGCCGACATGGGACTCATCTACACGGCCGTCGCAGTGCTCTCGGGCGGCTGGTTCCTCTACGAGTCGCACCGTCTCTACAACGAGGCGATCCGCCACTCCGAGGTCAAGCCGATGCGGGTCTTCCACTCGTCGATCAGCTACCTCACCCTCGTCTTCATCGCGGTGGGCGTCGACCCGCTGGTGCACCTGACGCTCTAG
- the tkt gene encoding transketolase: MAALQWDPIDNKAVDTARILAADAVEKVGNGHPGTAMSLAPAAYLLFQKVMRRDPADQHWLGRDRFILSVGHSSLTQYVQLYLGGYGLELDDLKALRTWGSLTPGHPEFGHTDGVEITTGPLGQGLASAVGFAYAARFERGLFDPSAEAGTSPFDHNVYVIAGDGDLQEGITSEASSLAGHQQLGNLIAIYDSNQISIEDDTNIAFTEDVHARYEAYGWHVQVVDWKKTGEYHEDIAELHAAIESAKGEQSKPSLIILRTIIGWPSPKKQNTGKIHGSALGTEELAGLKEVLGFDPEQTFEVSDEVITHTRKALERGAEDRAEWQKGFDAWATANPDNKKLLDRLLTGELPEGVDDALPVFEPGKEVSTRAASGKVLDALGAVVPELWGGSADLAESNNTTIAGAKSFGPPEWSTHEWTADKYGRVLHFGIREHAMAAILNGIVLHGPTRAFGGTFLIFSDYMRPAVRLAALMNVPSIFVWTHDSVALGEDGPTHQPIEQLATLRAIPNLAVVRPGDANEVAWAWKEILSRREGPAGIALTRQNIPVFERGDGDASGDVFASAKNVAKGAYVLAEASNGTPDVIFIATGSEVQIAVEAREVLKGEGIHARVVSAPSLEWFAEQSAEYRESVLPASVKARVSIEAGLALTWREYVGDAGRSVSIEHFGASADYKTLFREFGITTEAAVAAAHDSIAAV; encoded by the coding sequence GTGGCAGCTCTCCAGTGGGATCCCATCGACAACAAGGCAGTAGACACCGCGCGCATCCTCGCCGCGGATGCCGTGGAAAAGGTGGGCAACGGTCACCCCGGAACCGCCATGAGCCTCGCGCCCGCCGCGTACCTGCTCTTCCAGAAGGTCATGCGCCGCGACCCGGCCGACCAGCACTGGCTCGGCCGTGACCGCTTCATTCTCTCGGTCGGCCACTCCTCGCTCACCCAGTACGTGCAGCTCTACCTGGGCGGCTACGGGCTCGAGCTCGACGACCTCAAGGCGCTGCGCACCTGGGGTTCACTGACCCCCGGTCACCCCGAGTTCGGTCACACCGACGGCGTGGAGATCACGACCGGCCCGCTCGGCCAGGGTCTCGCCTCCGCCGTGGGCTTCGCCTACGCCGCGCGCTTCGAGCGCGGTCTGTTCGACCCGTCCGCCGAGGCAGGCACGAGCCCGTTCGACCACAACGTGTACGTGATCGCAGGCGACGGCGACCTGCAGGAGGGCATCACGAGCGAGGCATCCTCGCTGGCCGGCCACCAGCAGCTCGGCAACCTGATCGCGATCTACGACTCGAACCAGATCTCGATCGAGGACGACACCAACATCGCCTTCACCGAAGACGTGCACGCTCGCTACGAGGCCTATGGCTGGCACGTGCAGGTCGTCGACTGGAAGAAGACCGGCGAGTACCACGAAGACATCGCCGAACTGCACGCGGCAATCGAGTCGGCCAAGGGCGAGCAGTCCAAGCCCTCGCTCATCATCCTGCGCACGATCATCGGATGGCCGTCGCCGAAGAAGCAGAACACCGGAAAGATCCACGGCTCCGCCCTCGGCACCGAGGAGCTGGCCGGCCTCAAGGAGGTGCTCGGGTTCGACCCCGAGCAGACCTTCGAGGTCTCCGATGAGGTCATCACCCACACGCGCAAGGCCCTCGAGCGCGGTGCCGAAGATCGCGCCGAGTGGCAGAAGGGCTTCGACGCCTGGGCCACCGCGAACCCCGACAACAAGAAGCTCCTCGACCGCCTCCTCACGGGTGAACTGCCCGAAGGTGTGGATGACGCTCTTCCCGTCTTCGAGCCCGGCAAGGAGGTCTCGACCCGCGCCGCTTCCGGCAAGGTGCTCGACGCCCTCGGCGCCGTCGTCCCCGAGCTGTGGGGAGGCTCGGCCGACCTCGCCGAGTCCAACAACACCACGATCGCCGGCGCGAAGTCCTTCGGCCCGCCGGAGTGGTCGACCCACGAGTGGACCGCAGACAAGTACGGCCGTGTGCTGCACTTCGGTATCCGCGAGCACGCCATGGCCGCGATCCTCAACGGAATCGTGCTGCACGGCCCGACCCGCGCCTTCGGCGGAACCTTCCTGATCTTCAGCGACTACATGCGTCCCGCCGTCCGTCTTGCGGCGCTGATGAACGTGCCGTCGATCTTCGTCTGGACTCACGACTCGGTCGCGCTCGGCGAAGACGGCCCGACCCACCAGCCGATCGAGCAGCTTGCGACGCTGCGCGCCATCCCGAACCTCGCCGTCGTTCGCCCCGGTGACGCCAACGAGGTCGCCTGGGCCTGGAAGGAGATCCTCTCGCGTCGCGAGGGTCCGGCCGGCATCGCGCTGACCCGCCAGAACATCCCCGTCTTCGAGCGTGGTGACGGCGACGCCTCCGGTGACGTCTTCGCTTCGGCGAAGAACGTGGCCAAGGGTGCGTACGTGCTCGCAGAGGCCTCCAACGGAACCCCCGACGTGATCTTCATCGCGACGGGCTCCGAGGTGCAGATCGCCGTGGAGGCCCGCGAGGTGCTCAAGGGCGAGGGAATCCACGCCCGCGTCGTCTCGGCGCCGAGCCTCGAGTGGTTCGCCGAGCAGAGCGCCGAGTACCGCGAGTCGGTGCTGCCCGCATCCGTCAAGGCCCGCGTCTCGATCGAGGCCGGACTCGCCCTCACCTGGCGGGAGTACGTCGGCGACGCCGGTCGCAGCGTGTCGATCGAGCACTTCGGCGCATCCGCTGACTACAAGACCCTGTTCCGCGAGTTCGGCATCACGACGGAGGCCGCGGTCGCCGCGGCACACGACTCCATCGCCGCCGTCTGA
- the tal gene encoding transaldolase produces the protein MSNSPTAELSAAGVSIWLDDLSRERIASGGLEKLIAERNVVGVTTNPTIFAGALAKGEAYDEQVAVLAAANTSVTDAVFEITTDDVAAASDIFRPIYDATGGFDGRVSIEVEPGFAHDAAATIQQAQQLWTKVDRPNALIKIPATLEGLEAITETIAAGISVNVTLIFSLERYRAVIDAYLTGLEKAKANGHDLSTLHSVASFFVSRVDTEIDKRLDAIGSDEALALKGKAGVANAQLAYEVFTEAFATERAATLLAGGANKQRPLWASTGVKDPAVLDTTYVVELVAADVVNTMPEKTLEATFDHGVIAGDSITPSYAAARETIAALATVGVDVDDVTALLEKEGVEKFIVSWNELLDTVTAALQAAK, from the coding sequence ATGAGCAACTCCCCCACCGCAGAACTCTCCGCCGCCGGCGTCAGCATCTGGCTGGATGACCTGTCGCGCGAGCGCATCGCCTCGGGCGGCCTCGAGAAGCTGATCGCCGAGCGCAACGTCGTCGGCGTCACGACCAACCCGACGATCTTCGCCGGCGCACTCGCCAAGGGCGAGGCGTACGACGAGCAGGTCGCGGTCCTCGCGGCGGCGAACACGAGCGTCACCGACGCCGTCTTCGAGATCACGACCGACGACGTCGCCGCAGCGAGCGACATCTTCCGCCCGATCTACGACGCGACCGGCGGCTTTGACGGCCGGGTGTCGATCGAGGTCGAGCCCGGCTTCGCCCACGACGCCGCAGCGACGATCCAGCAGGCCCAGCAGCTGTGGACCAAGGTCGACCGCCCCAACGCCCTCATCAAGATCCCCGCGACCCTCGAGGGCCTCGAGGCGATCACCGAGACCATCGCGGCGGGCATCAGCGTCAACGTCACCCTGATCTTCAGCCTCGAGCGCTACCGTGCCGTCATCGACGCGTACCTGACGGGTCTCGAGAAGGCGAAGGCCAACGGCCACGACCTCTCGACCCTGCACTCGGTCGCCTCGTTCTTCGTGTCGCGCGTCGACACCGAGATCGACAAGCGCCTCGACGCGATCGGCTCTGACGAGGCGCTCGCGCTCAAGGGCAAGGCCGGCGTCGCCAACGCACAGCTCGCCTACGAGGTTTTCACCGAGGCCTTCGCTACCGAGCGTGCTGCGACACTGCTCGCGGGCGGCGCCAACAAGCAGCGTCCGCTCTGGGCCTCGACCGGGGTCAAGGACCCGGCCGTGCTCGACACCACCTACGTGGTCGAGCTTGTCGCCGCTGATGTCGTCAACACGATGCCCGAGAAGACCCTTGAGGCGACCTTCGACCACGGCGTCATCGCCGGTGACTCGATCACACCGTCGTACGCCGCGGCCCGCGAGACGATCGCCGCACTCGCCACGGTCGGTGTCGATGTGGATGACGTCACCGCGCTGCTCGAGAAGGAGGGCGTGGAGAAGTTCATCGTCTCCTGGAACGAACTGCTCGACACCGTCACCGCAGCCCTCCAGGCCGCCAAGTGA
- a CDS encoding glucose-6-phosphate isomerase: MSIRIAVSGAAAAAVERIVPQLVSDIVASRITGQDGSLWGPEAEDESNKRLGWTESVAVSSPLVPDILALRDKLRADGVNHIVLGGMGGSSLAPEVITKTNGVELTVLDSTAPGQVLAALADRLETTAVVISSKSGGTVETDSQKRAYEHAFTAAGIDPLERIVIVTDPGSPLDVSAREAGYRVFNADPNVGGRYSALTAFGLVPSGLAGVDIEALLHDAEAMSIELAVDSEDNPGLILGAAIAGTKPLKDKLAIVADGTHIVGFGDWVEQLIAESTGKDGKGLLPVVLDVDAPELTENIADLQVVRLVGDYEATREVNEGDIEITGTLGAQMLTWEYATAVAGRLLGINPFDQPDVESAKIATRGLLDSRPEPVAAAFVDNGIEVRGTGTVLEGTSDLAGAVSSLLSYLEDDGYVAIQAYVDRVAHPELASLRSVLAERAGRPVTFGWGPRFLHSTGQFHKGGAPVGVFLQITETTEADLSIPDRPFTFGQLIQAQAAGDASVLAEHGRPVVTLTLSDAASQLPTLLAALRK; encoded by the coding sequence GTGAGCATCCGCATCGCGGTATCCGGTGCGGCGGCCGCTGCTGTAGAGCGCATCGTGCCCCAGCTGGTGAGCGACATCGTCGCGAGCCGCATCACCGGCCAGGACGGATCCCTCTGGGGTCCCGAGGCCGAGGATGAGTCGAACAAGCGTCTCGGCTGGACCGAGTCTGTAGCCGTCTCCTCCCCACTCGTGCCCGACATCCTCGCCCTGCGTGACAAGCTGCGCGCCGATGGCGTGAACCACATCGTGCTCGGCGGCATGGGCGGCTCCTCGCTCGCCCCCGAGGTCATCACGAAGACCAACGGCGTCGAGCTGACCGTGCTCGACTCGACGGCTCCCGGTCAGGTGCTCGCAGCCCTCGCCGACCGCCTCGAGACGACCGCCGTCGTCATCTCCTCGAAGTCGGGTGGGACGGTCGAGACCGACAGCCAGAAGCGAGCCTACGAGCACGCCTTCACGGCCGCCGGCATCGACCCGCTCGAGCGCATCGTCATCGTGACCGACCCGGGCTCGCCGCTCGACGTGTCTGCCCGCGAAGCCGGCTACCGCGTCTTCAACGCCGACCCCAACGTGGGCGGCCGCTACTCGGCCCTGACCGCCTTCGGCCTGGTGCCCTCCGGCCTCGCCGGTGTGGACATCGAGGCACTGCTCCACGATGCCGAAGCCATGTCCATCGAACTCGCCGTCGACTCCGAGGACAACCCCGGACTCATCCTCGGCGCGGCCATCGCCGGCACGAAGCCGCTCAAGGACAAGCTCGCCATCGTCGCTGACGGCACCCACATCGTGGGCTTTGGCGACTGGGTCGAGCAGCTCATCGCCGAGTCGACGGGCAAGGACGGCAAGGGACTGCTGCCCGTGGTCCTCGACGTCGACGCACCGGAGCTCACCGAGAACATCGCCGACCTCCAGGTCGTGCGTCTCGTCGGCGACTACGAGGCCACCCGCGAGGTGAACGAGGGTGACATCGAGATCACCGGCACCCTCGGTGCCCAGATGCTGACCTGGGAGTACGCGACGGCCGTTGCCGGTCGCCTGCTGGGCATCAACCCCTTCGACCAGCCCGACGTCGAGTCCGCCAAGATCGCCACCCGCGGCCTGCTCGACTCCCGCCCCGAGCCGGTTGCCGCAGCGTTCGTCGACAACGGCATCGAGGTGCGCGGCACCGGCACCGTTCTCGAGGGTACGTCCGACCTGGCCGGCGCCGTCTCGAGCCTGCTCTCCTACCTTGAGGATGACGGCTACGTCGCGATCCAGGCCTACGTCGACCGCGTCGCCCACCCCGAGCTTGCGAGCCTGCGGAGCGTTCTCGCCGAGCGCGCGGGGCGCCCCGTCACATTCGGCTGGGGTCCGCGCTTCCTGCACTCGACCGGCCAGTTCCACAAGGGTGGCGCACCGGTCGGAGTCTTCCTGCAGATCACGGAGACCACCGAGGCCGACCTGTCCATCCCGGATCGCCCGTTCACCTTCGGGCAGCTCATCCAGGCACAGGCGGCGGGTGACGCGAGTGTTCTCGCCGAGCACGGTCGCCCCGTGGTGACCCTCACCCTCAGCGACGCTGCGTCCCAGCTCCCGACGCTGCTCGCCGCCCTGCGCAAGTAA
- the zwf gene encoding glucose-6-phosphate dehydrogenase encodes MSPVDITPEFNPLRLPSDRRLNRIAGPSGLVIFGVTGDLSRKKLMPAVYDLANRGLLPPGFSLVGFARRDWEDQDFEKVVYEAVKQYARTPFDEDVWRQLAQGIRFVQGEFDDEAAFDRLKETIEELDRDRGTMGNHAFYLSIPPKSFPLVTERLRSSGLAEQKDGQWRRVVIEKPFGSDLKTARELNAVVESVFPPDSVFRIDHYLGKETVQNILALRFANQLYEPIWNSNYVDHVQITMAEDIGVGGRAGYYDGIGAARDVIQNHLLQLLALTAMEEPISFDAADLRAEKEKVLSAVRLPKDLSTATARGQYSGGWQGGEKVIGFLDEDGMNPKSLTETFAAIRLDIGTRRWAGVPFYLRAGKRLGRRVTEIAVVFKRAPQALFAQSQTGNLGQNALVIRVQPDEGVTIRFGSKVPGAGMQVRDVTMDFGYGHAFTEASPEAYERLILDVLLGDPPLFPRHEEVELSWKILDPIEEYWETQGPPDQYRPGTWGPDSADELMARDGRTWRRP; translated from the coding sequence ATGTCCCCCGTGGATATCACGCCCGAGTTCAACCCCCTGCGGTTGCCCTCGGATCGTCGTCTCAACCGCATCGCCGGCCCGAGTGGCTTGGTCATCTTCGGGGTGACGGGTGACCTGTCGCGCAAGAAGCTGATGCCGGCCGTGTACGACCTGGCCAACCGTGGACTCCTCCCGCCCGGCTTCTCCCTCGTAGGGTTCGCCCGTCGCGACTGGGAGGACCAGGACTTCGAGAAGGTCGTCTACGAGGCCGTGAAGCAGTACGCGCGCACCCCGTTCGACGAGGACGTCTGGCGCCAGCTGGCGCAGGGCATCCGCTTCGTGCAGGGCGAGTTCGACGACGAGGCCGCCTTCGACCGTCTCAAGGAGACGATCGAGGAACTCGACCGTGACCGCGGCACGATGGGCAACCACGCCTTCTACCTGTCCATCCCGCCGAAGTCCTTCCCCCTCGTCACCGAGCGCCTGCGCAGCTCCGGCCTCGCGGAGCAGAAGGACGGCCAGTGGCGTCGCGTGGTCATCGAGAAGCCGTTCGGCAGCGACCTCAAGACCGCGCGCGAGCTGAATGCGGTCGTCGAGTCGGTCTTCCCGCCCGACAGCGTCTTCCGCATCGACCACTACCTGGGCAAGGAGACGGTGCAGAACATCCTGGCGCTGCGCTTCGCCAACCAGCTGTACGAACCCATCTGGAACTCCAACTATGTCGACCACGTGCAGATCACGATGGCCGAGGACATCGGGGTCGGCGGGCGTGCAGGCTACTACGACGGGATCGGGGCGGCGCGCGACGTCATCCAGAATCACCTGCTGCAGCTGCTCGCCCTGACCGCCATGGAGGAGCCCATCTCGTTCGACGCCGCAGACCTGCGTGCCGAGAAGGAGAAGGTGCTCTCGGCTGTGCGCCTGCCGAAGGACCTCAGCACCGCGACCGCCCGCGGACAGTACTCGGGTGGCTGGCAGGGCGGAGAGAAGGTCATCGGCTTCCTCGACGAAGATGGAATGAACCCCAAGTCGCTGACCGAGACGTTCGCGGCCATTCGCCTCGACATCGGTACGCGTCGCTGGGCCGGTGTGCCGTTCTACCTGCGTGCCGGCAAGCGCCTCGGCCGTCGCGTCACCGAGATCGCGGTGGTCTTCAAACGTGCACCGCAGGCCCTCTTCGCGCAGAGCCAGACCGGAAACCTCGGGCAGAACGCCCTGGTGATCCGCGTGCAGCCCGATGAGGGCGTGACCATCCGCTTCGGCTCCAAGGTGCCCGGCGCCGGGATGCAGGTGCGCGACGTCACGATGGACTTCGGGTACGGCCACGCCTTCACCGAGGCGAGCCCCGAGGCCTACGAGCGACTCATTCTCGACGTGCTGCTTGGCGACCCGCCGCTGTTCCCCCGCCACGAGGAGGTCGAGCTCAGCTGGAAGATCCTCGACCCGATCGAGGAGTACTGGGAGACCCAGGGCCCGCCCGACCAGTACCGCCCCGGAACCTGGGGTCCCGATTCCGCTGACGAACTCATGGCCCGCGACGGCCGCACCTGGAGGCGACCATGA